The genomic interval CATGTCTTTGGTTTATTGTCTTTGTTCTGTCTTTTACGTAAATTATACATCACTATTATAGTACTTCCAAATATATCATTGTCATATTACGAAAATGAAATGAATAGTCGGTTGTTGGAGTTGgacatatttttttcttcatgttctttCTTGCATTTTCTTTATTAGAAACGATTAACTTTACTTTCTACCCTTTACTTTGTACCTGGAAGAGTACAAGATACAATGTTGCATACGTCAAGAGGATGACTTTGGAGTATTTTGAATTATCTCATAACAATTTGATgataaatatgtaaaattcaacgattatatatatgcatatacatGCATCTATCTTCGCCTTTTCTTATAActggatttttgtttttgcttttgGTGTTTTCCTTAAAGAACTCGTGTCTTCTGGACGTGATAATCAGGAAAATCATGTCGACATCGTGAATTTAACCAACCCTgaatcttctttttcttttcaaaccgCACATAACAGCATACGACGTACATGCATAGCCGTGCTAGCTAGATAGTATTGTAACTCGATCTTACTATGAATATTAAGGAATCAAGCAAAAAGTTAAGCAAGTCTTGTAAGCATGCAGATAAGTATTTTTGTGTTGTTGGCCCTCGTAGGTTAATTGAGAAATAGTCTAACAAACAGGAAAGCGCAGTGGCATTACGAAATTGGTAAAACTTGGCTAGAGTTCTCATACGTAGTAATATAATAACCCAGACTTTGTAAACCAAAACGCCAATGAAATTACATTAATATCCTCTCACtataagttaaataaaaacatattttaatatatgaattatataatcttaaaagttaaattaataagttataaaaaaaatcaaaaaaagaaaagataaggAAGTTATTATACATATCCAACTTCTCTCTACAATAACTGTTCATTACCGTTAATTTCCCAACACATGTTTGTGTGTGGGCTGATGCTAGTTAATAATTAATGAAAGCAAAACCTACCGTATGTAGATTTGTGACTTGATTGATTATTGATACGTAAATATTTACAAACACATAACTAATTAAGACGAAAGAGAAAATGATTTCATCTGCGTACGCGCAGTAGCATTTCATGTCTCTACAATTACTTTGAACTAATTAAACGATCATCTTTGATCGTTGTACGTAGGTTGCCTCAATTAGCTAGCAAGCCGTAGACGGATGGGTAAAGGGGTTGAAAAGGTGAGGCTTCAACTTTTTATGATGATGATCACCAGCAATAGGGCAACTTGTATCGTTGCCAATTCTCTCACTGCAGGAAGGACACGCCGTAAGGGTGGCTGTCGGAAACTGTATGTAGAACGGGGCcgtttgtgtttctttcattaaCTGGAGCTCTTGCAGCTCCTTGTGTAGCCTCCTGTTCTCTTCTTTGAGAGTCTCGCAGCACTTCTTTAACAGCTCGCAATCCGCTTCAGTTTGTTTCAACTTAGTCCTGCACATAACCCATGGAAATAATTAACTAATCAGACAAATCTTTCATGCATTATTATGTTTTGTCCAATGAAATAACGCACCTAGCCCTTCTGTTCTGGAACCACACTTCTACCTGTCGCGGCCGTAGATTTAGATTCTTGGCCAGCTCTAGTTTTTGTTTCTGATCATTGTAATTCATGTCATAAATATAAACTGAGacgattaattaataagtaAGATGGATAATTATATTACGTACAGGATTGAGAGTGGTGTGTTGTTTAAAGCTGTCTTCTAATGTGGCAGATTGATCTTTTGTAagtctgagtttctttctgggACTTCCTGCCTGATCTTCATATGGTTCTTCGCTAACTCTTTCTGTTTCTTCACCAGAACCGGTTATATCTCTGTCTGCCCTCTTTAAACTGGATGAGTTGGAAAACGATGAAACAGCTCcacttggagaagaagaattagACCCTCTTGGTTCTGCCTCATCTGATGGGCCTAGCGTGAGATCAAACGACAGTAGTGGGTCGTATTTCAAGTGTGATTTTTTCTGATTTCCCTGAAGATCATGATCGTAATTGGCTGGCTTGTCATGGCAGCCTAGGCTGAGACCAAGCTCAGCGGTAACATCATCGAAAACCATATTCGAGCTAAAGATATTGAAGAGTGGGGATCGGAGTAGTACGTAGCAGAAGGTCTGCGGGAATGGGATTATTTAAGCGAAGGAAATGATGAGTGACGAAACATGTAAAATGGTTTGTGGGAATTATAACAATTATTCTCCCATGTCTCTTTGTCCTCATAGGTTGACTATGTTTGACAATTCAACAAACAAATTAGTTCTCTACTAGTCTATGATAAATAGTTGCCTATGCATGTCTCTATACAACGGGTACCGGAACGTAATATAAAGCATGCGTGGAATCACATGGAATGTGGGTATACACAAGAACGCATAATCAAGAGCATGATTCTGGATTTGTTCCTTTTCATATAtccactcttttttttttacttgattTTCACTTTGTATATCTATACGTACGTAAGAGAAGTGTTTGCAACAAAATTTGAAGAGCGATTTAACGAGCTTTTGGTATATGCACAGCTTAAAATCACACACATTTTCATGTGAGAATACGTGACAAGTAAAATAATCTCGTCCTAAAGCTAGTTTAATGTCAACAACCAGTGGCGGATGCTTGAAGAGACCAGAAGGGGTTGTGGCCCCTGCGGAAGAAATTTTTTCCCCTCTACATTATAgtataattataatattattGCTATAAATGAGGTGTAGctgatataattttggtatAATTACATATAGTTATGGTATAATTGTCTTCTATTTATGGTATAATTGtgtataaattaatatttaattatatacttTGATATATATTGGCCCATCCGAAAATTTATTTCAAAATTCGCCACTGTCAACAACGATCCATATATTATGCATAGAAGGATCATTCTACAACTAATACTCAAGCTAGCTAGTacataaatactatatatatatatattatttcattAGCATtattaatcatcatatcaaatcgattTCAAGTATCAACTATCTGTATATATGAGGCAAATGAAGGGCAGTGCTAATTGTTGCTGATGGTAAAAGATCATATAGCAGAATAGCAGATAAACCACCATAGATACTTGCACTGTCATGGGACTCATGCCCTAGCAAAGTAGCAATATATCTGACTTTGTTAAAGAACTTGAAGAGCATCTTTTGTGAAGATGACTGATGAAAAAATGATATCAAGTTGTACGGTTAATCCACCGACGAATCTATAAGTGCAATTCCATCTTCTGTATGTTATAATTCAAAGCATGTTAATAGTATCCTGATGAGACATTTAACCGTCAGGAGTGATGACCTTTTTACCTCacttttctctattttatttttggctTTTAAACAgtggttttgttcttgagcATCTTTTTGCTATATCCTTCATTGACAAATTTTTTAGCTAGTGCGATCGAGAAGGAGCAGATCAGATAGGCATATCCCCATGTTGACCTTAACACAGTGGACAATCAATTAACGTTCTGGTACATAAAACATGATTGGGAATATTGTGATTACGTTAACAAATTGTTCCTTAATCAGTATAATTCTACAATCCTAGTTGCCACGAATCTTTCATGTGTGTTCACGAATCAATCCCTGAAGCCAACACGAACAAAGGCGGCAATAGCAGGCTAGTGGAATCCGCGCGCCAATGATCTTGCATGATGAAGCATTTGAATTGATTCTAGAGAAATGATGGATGTCAATTGTGTGAACTAAAGAAGAAGCTGAAGAACTGGAAGTACGTCTAATTATTTATAAGGCCCGGGTTCGCTGCAGATCTGAACTGATGTGTTTAAGAAGAATCTTCACTATGTTATAAAAATACAAGCTGGTCCACTTTAACTCTGTGAACTGTGGGTGAAAATTTACGATATATTAGGTTGAAACTAAGATTACAGTTGTTTTTTCTTGATGACCGATACTATAAACTAGAAAAACTCGTGCAGGTATAAACGTTTTACTTACATTAATTACTGGTATATagttgatgaaattttaaatcgACTATAAAACAAACTACTGGTGTATGAAAGCAAACCAGCTCAAAGAGTATATACCAGACAAGAGAAAAGTAGGGCAATGATGGGGTGATGGATGGATGCGAGTGAGTGAGCTGGAGATAAGGTTTCAGATGTGTTGCGTCCGGGAATTAAGGCCAGCCGACCAGTCAGAGTGTGGGATGGTACTTCTTGTTTGGCTTTTCCACATATCCTCGAtcccttttctttccttccatATTTCCCACACCAATTAACCTTCCCATGTCAATGAAACCTCCAGAGTCCAGCCCTCCACCACTTTTGTCTCCATTTCTCTCCTACACCACCTTTTGATTCTAATCTGCGTAATCGCTGGTTCACTGATCATGATTAGCCAGCGAGTTGCTATCTAGCAACATATGCTATACAAGGGCGGATCGCCATGCAAGATTTTTCATCCCAATTTTTTTACCACGTGTATATTAGTGTtagccaaaaaaaaatatttatatatgtatagaattagattttatatatgtatttctcCTACATGactttattcttcttcttaaattatttaaaattattaAGTATAATTCTTCTAATATTCTTGTTAGTTGTTActctatatattaaatttgaaattacAAGTATGAGTTATTACGTTTCAATCGAATCATTTTGCGAACAAAATTTGTTCGAGTATTTTAATTTGTCATTGATTTTAAGAATATTGTCCTACATTCATTTAcacttatttttaattttaaagacTCACCGATGTCTACAGTTTGCatgattatatatttgtattggcaaattttttttttcgttcgGCCAATTTCAAGCCCACCCAACATTCGGATTCTAGATCCGCCCTTGATGCTATAATGCTAAGGATTAATGGATTAGTATTAGCTGTTACGTGACTCAGTTCATAACAAATTAATCTTCGTGATCATATGTATAAAATTGAGTgaaacatataaaaatttgGTATCTATGTATCACTTCATATATAACTCATGAATTGCAGGCTTGCATGCAGCAGCATTACGTACGGGTGAAACCAGCTTCTACTACCAGTTTTGCTTATATATGAAACAGAATTTAAAAGAGTATAACCAGTGACGGTAGAAATTGTGATTTACTAGCCATTATAATCGTTCGTAGTGACTAGCTGGCAAAGTAGTTACCGATCGAACTTTTCACGCACGTAAATCATCATACTTTTTCTTGAACTAATTCCATCCCATTCTATCATATAAAGGCCGGGAAAGTATATATTGAAAGAATTCGACGTTGATGCTTATGATCTACGATGAATTGAACCATTATCTAAATACGAGCGAGGTTACAATTAATAACAACGGGACATAGATGCTAATAATATGGTAATGTCAAATCTATTGGACATTAAGCTATATATAGGGAACAAATTAGGAGTGGGATGGGACAACAAGAGTCTGACTCATTCATTTCCATGAATCATGAATGATCACCACGAGATGGAGAGCATCAACAAATCCAACAGATTTTTCCGAAAGCACAACCGTTGTTTGCCGCTTTACCCCACACTCGCATGAGTCGTGTTGCTTATTGAAGGCAACACGACTGCTAATTAATCATATATAGGGCTGGGGCGAGATTATTGTTTTTGAACTGAAATCTTTTATATAACTTGGTCGAACACGATCGATGGTTTTTTGAAGGCACATGAACCATGCATGCACGGAACCTACGTTTATCTTGGAGGGTTTTGGCAGAGGGAGACCATCACGGGTCCACACTAATATCGTAACGTAGTAGCATGTGTGCATGTTATCTAGGGGTTGTCAGTTGCtgggttagggtttccatgGAATGGAAGACATGTCCGTGTTGAATTTAGAGACGTAATCGATCAAATACATGTACGGGGATCCAAATCGAAGCAGGCAGCTAACGTGTGGGTGCCCCCGTCGGTCTTCATCTCAAATTAAGGACTTTGACATGGATATATGAAATACCAGATGGGTACGTGAGGGTTTATATAGTTAATTGCTGGCTATATTTGGGCTTCAATGCGATGAACTTGGTCATAGGTACGAGCTCCTTGTTGGTACAAATGATCCTACCATCATTATTGATCATCTATGTATTACGAAGGATATAGTTAAAATTACAGAATTATTCgaaacaaaatgattgaatACCTGCTTGAACAAGGAGAATAGGAGATTTTGCGCTGCTCGGTTTTGGGGCAGTTGGGGTACCCATACGCTGAGGCAATGAAGCCCAAAATCAGCGCTGGCCCGGACCAATAGAACAACGCTTGACACGCGCTTTTCACGCGAGTCTTTCCCAACCTAAACGGAAAACATGTCGTGTCAAACGAGGAGACGTCTACTTGTCGCCGAAGTTGGGACAATGTTGGCTTCAACAATCCTATGACTACTGATTACATGTTTACTATGAAGTGTTCTGAAGACGGCACCTTTTCCGATGGTGGGTTACATCGGTTTGGTAAAATTGAGATGCATCCAGCTGCCTGTGTTCTGAACTATGGCCAGGTAGGGTAGTTGTTACTCTTTTATGTTATCAATCATGTTGACTTTAGTCcccaaatttcaatttttgtgcTTGACTGCCTGCTATGAAAAATTTGGCACAATGTAGCTGATCAGATACTGAAATTTcacttttaattttgatgCTTCTGCTGTTTAGTGAGATACAAGTATTTGCTCTACATTTTCTCTGAGCCTGTGGTtggttcaaaattttcaacCACAGTGAAGACTAgtttcttctgtttttttttctaattcagGGAGTAATTGAGGAACTGAAAACGTACAAGAAGCTGGATAATTCGACAGTGCTGTTTCGTTTAGAGGAACATGCACTGAGGATGAGAATGGGAGCAGAGCGCATGTGTATGCCTGCACCAAGCCACCAACTGTTGAGCAGTTTGTGGAAGCTGTAAAACTTACTGTATTGGGAAATAGACGTTGGGTAAATTTCTGACATTCTTATGTGATATCACAAGCATGAAGTGAGATTCCAAGTCTAGGTATAAGTTTATAACTCTTTATGCCTTACTTGCTATAGGTTCCCCCACCAAATAAAGGTTATCTACTTATCAAACCACTACTCATTGGGAATGGACCTGTTCTTAGTGTTAAACCAGCTCCAGAACTCACCTTTCTCATATTTGCTGCTTCGATGGGAAACAACTTTAAGGTAAGTTGTTATTAA from Argentina anserina chromosome 2, drPotAnse1.1, whole genome shotgun sequence carries:
- the LOC126782260 gene encoding homeobox-leucine zipper protein HAT9-like — encoded protein: MVFDDVTAELGLSLGCHDKPANYDHDLQGNQKKSHLKYDPLLSFDLTLGPSDEAEPRGSNSSSPSGAVSSFSNSSSLKRADRDITGSGEETERVSEEPYEDQAGSPRKKLRLTKDQSATLEDSFKQHTTLNPKQKLELAKNLNLRPRQVEVWFQNRRARTKLKQTEADCELLKKCCETLKEENRRLHKELQELQLMKETQTAPFYIQFPTATLTACPSCSERIGNDTSCPIAGDHHHKKLKPHLFNPFTHPSTAC